A window of the Lolium perenne isolate Kyuss_39 chromosome 7, Kyuss_2.0, whole genome shotgun sequence genome harbors these coding sequences:
- the LOC127318586 gene encoding uncharacterized protein isoform X2, giving the protein MASLARPLLSLSLAAVLLLLLLPPLLASAALVLEDGYTVSTAADLNPRPPSTGAQPQPYALLPRPRAGDLLLLDSTGSALYTLALPVSADAEPRRLAGGAGAFGRPRSVAVDGADNVYVADREHAAIRKVAPSGYTTTIAGGYSAGTGRRDGPAQNATFSPDFELVYVPRICALLVADRGNRLIRQINLRPEDCAHETQKGLGNTTVSIIAVLGALFGSVIGFLVRHFYPFHAGSLHQPLFQQGTEAIQENPEEGHTDQFLRHQKRNC; this is encoded by the exons atggcctccctcgcgCGCCCCCTGCTCAGCCTCTCCCTCgccgccgtcctcctcctcctcctcctccccccacTCCTCGCATCCGCCGCGCTCGTCCTCGAGGACGGCTACACCGTCTCCACGGCCGCCGACCTCAACCCGCGCCCGCCATCCACCGGGGCCCAACCCCAACCCTACGCGCTCCTCCCGCGGCCGCGCGCCGGGGACCTCCTCCTGCTCGACTCCACCGGATCCGCGCTCTACACCCTCGCCCTCCCCGTCTCCGCGGACGCCGAGCCGCGGAGGCTCGCGGGGGGCGCCGGCGCGTTCGGCCGCCCCCGCAGCGTCGCCGTCGACGGCGCCGACAACGTGTACGTGGCCGACCGCGAACACGCCGCCATCCGCAAGGTCGCGCCCTCCG GTTATACGACTACGATTGCTGGAGGGTACTCGGCAGGGACCGGTCGCAGGGATGGACCTGCACAGAATGCTACCTTTTCCCCTGATTTCGAGCTTGTCTATGTCCCCAGAATCTGTGCGCTCTTGGTCGCTGACAGAGGAAATAGATTGATTCGGCAAATCAATCTAAGGCCGGAAGATTGTGCGCATGAGACACAGAAAG GCTTGGGAAATACAACTGTCTCAATCATTGCAGTATTGGGTGCGCTGTTCGGTTCAGTTATTGGGTTCCTAGTCCGGCATTTTTACCCCTTCCAT GCAGGAAGTCTCCATCAACCGCTTTTTCAGCAGGGTACAGAAGCAATACAAGAGAACCCAGAGGAAGGCCACACTGATCAGTTTCTCCGACATCAGAAGCGCAATTGCTAA
- the LOC127318586 gene encoding uncharacterized protein isoform X1: MASLARPLLSLSLAAVLLLLLLPPLLASAALVLEDGYTVSTAADLNPRPPSTGAQPQPYALLPRPRAGDLLLLDSTGSALYTLALPVSADAEPRRLAGGAGAFGRPRSVAVDGADNVYVADREHAAIRKVAPSGYTTTIAGGYSAGTGRRDGPAQNATFSPDFELVYVPRICALLVADRGNRLIRQINLRPEDCAHETQKGLGNTTVSIIAVLGALFGSVIGFLVRHFYPFHEVSINRFFSRVQKQYKRTQRKATLISFSDIRSAIANSMLYALLLKLIRVSRGYLTVVLPSIRLERGVPCKPFPSLDLDKSSTAPSLLDLDQSGTTTTTTTGLANEALPSTEHLGDFIGFDGDTDTDEGNESAFDDSFNTQEENKEASVDKDLWTLFDSKGSSKKIDNMIESNLLDFSGQDEYGSSGVKYSGVSRRRLHGDSKVL, encoded by the exons atggcctccctcgcgCGCCCCCTGCTCAGCCTCTCCCTCgccgccgtcctcctcctcctcctcctccccccacTCCTCGCATCCGCCGCGCTCGTCCTCGAGGACGGCTACACCGTCTCCACGGCCGCCGACCTCAACCCGCGCCCGCCATCCACCGGGGCCCAACCCCAACCCTACGCGCTCCTCCCGCGGCCGCGCGCCGGGGACCTCCTCCTGCTCGACTCCACCGGATCCGCGCTCTACACCCTCGCCCTCCCCGTCTCCGCGGACGCCGAGCCGCGGAGGCTCGCGGGGGGCGCCGGCGCGTTCGGCCGCCCCCGCAGCGTCGCCGTCGACGGCGCCGACAACGTGTACGTGGCCGACCGCGAACACGCCGCCATCCGCAAGGTCGCGCCCTCCG GTTATACGACTACGATTGCTGGAGGGTACTCGGCAGGGACCGGTCGCAGGGATGGACCTGCACAGAATGCTACCTTTTCCCCTGATTTCGAGCTTGTCTATGTCCCCAGAATCTGTGCGCTCTTGGTCGCTGACAGAGGAAATAGATTGATTCGGCAAATCAATCTAAGGCCGGAAGATTGTGCGCATGAGACACAGAAAG GCTTGGGAAATACAACTGTCTCAATCATTGCAGTATTGGGTGCGCTGTTCGGTTCAGTTATTGGGTTCCTAGTCCGGCATTTTTACCCCTTCCAT GAAGTCTCCATCAACCGCTTTTTCAGCAGGGTACAGAAGCAATACAAGAGAACCCAGAGGAAGGCCACACTGATCAGTTTCTCCGACATCAGAAGCGCAATTGCTAACTCCATGCTTTATGCCCTCCTGCTGAAACTAATTAGAGTTAGTCGTGGCTATCTTACTGTTGTGTTACCAAGTATTAGGCTAGAGCGAGGAGTTCCCTGTAAGCCTTTTCCTTCTCTTGATCTAGACAAGTCCAGTACTGCTCCTTCTCTTCTTGATCTAGACCAGTCTGGTACTACTACTACTACCACGACTGGTCTTGCCAACGAAGCATTGCCCTCTACTGAACATTTGGGGGATTTCATCGGCTTCGATGGCGACACCGATACAGATGAGGGTAATGAATCCGCCTTTGATGATAGTTTCAATACTCAGGAAGAGAATAAAGAGGCATCAGTTGACAAGGATTTATGGACGCTCTTTGATAGTAAAGGCAGCTCTAAGAAAATAGATAACATGATTGAGTCCAACTTATTGGACTTTTCGGGTCAAGACGAGTATGGCAGCTCAGGTGTCAAATATTCTGGTGTAAGCAGGAGGAGGTTGCATGGAGATAGCAAGGTTCTCTAA